From a single Labrenzia sp. PHM005 genomic region:
- a CDS encoding xanthine dehydrogenase family protein molybdopterin-binding subunit yields the protein MKAVKAKRRFTRRSLLKGAGFAAAGLTVTYLVGRRLVPILPSLATPDIGGVAWISVGRDGQISMLSPVHEMGQGSSLGLAQIVAEELNVKSSDIKVSFPSTQDVPHMRFTTGSQAITLHARPIADAAARLREELRRRAAAIAGVKPTALVDADGGFYGPNKRFVSYSNAVAGNELTLASDNLPEGTSYTFDAKREKRQIGHEALQIQAREIVTGAPAFAADIIRPHMAFGRVFQAPAPDAKIIDVSDRGAGKVPGVIKVVIDKPRRLVGVVAETPRSLEEALKRLNVKWDRPDRFTAEEVAARVDVDRALAKGDLEHSIVDEDVDLSTDWTVDMRFDQPILHHAAQEPRTAVAEFSQRDGQEVVDIWTGTQDIFVNQKKAAADLDWSTDRVTVHAMRVGGGFGGRVLYDVVREAVFLAQEVKRPVKVTWSRRDEFLADRTRPPSTHRVQIRVDAQGQISDWRHACVSGYVLLTELMAPQPLLSGMRLVMHDFGAARELKAPYSAKARRIEMSDVELPFHVGEWRSLGAAPNNFAIESAMDELARILKRDPLEFRMQNLGKERAKLKNCLTRLKEICDGHPRSLEKGKGRGYACGIYQEHSYVAAAFDVAVDHERRSIRAERCTFVMDVGLAISPDQIKAQIEGCAMMAIGQLLMEEAPISDGGLSAQSFDDYPTPTMVNVPQFEIDIVEQGSSPPAGVGQAPIIALVPALANALRDATGYRALKLPVNFDDISPVLDS from the coding sequence ATGAAAGCCGTCAAAGCGAAACGCCGTTTCACGCGCCGGAGCTTGCTGAAAGGGGCTGGGTTTGCGGCAGCAGGCCTGACAGTCACCTATTTGGTCGGTCGTCGGCTCGTTCCGATCCTGCCTTCACTCGCCACTCCAGACATCGGCGGCGTTGCCTGGATATCAGTCGGTCGGGATGGTCAGATTTCGATGCTGAGTCCGGTCCATGAAATGGGGCAAGGGTCTTCACTGGGGCTTGCCCAGATTGTGGCGGAAGAGCTCAATGTCAAAAGCTCAGACATAAAGGTAAGCTTCCCCTCCACACAGGATGTGCCCCATATGCGCTTTACAACAGGCAGTCAGGCGATCACCTTGCATGCGCGGCCCATTGCAGACGCGGCGGCGCGACTGCGTGAAGAACTCAGACGGAGAGCAGCAGCAATCGCCGGTGTGAAACCGACAGCACTTGTGGACGCCGACGGTGGGTTTTACGGGCCTAACAAGCGTTTCGTGTCCTATTCGAATGCGGTTGCCGGTAATGAGCTGACGCTTGCCTCAGATAATTTGCCTGAGGGCACCAGTTACACATTTGACGCAAAGCGCGAAAAACGGCAGATCGGTCATGAAGCACTTCAAATTCAGGCCCGCGAAATCGTGACAGGTGCTCCTGCTTTTGCTGCCGACATTATTCGACCGCATATGGCTTTCGGGAGAGTGTTTCAGGCACCCGCACCAGATGCGAAGATCATAGACGTTTCCGACAGAGGTGCCGGGAAAGTGCCAGGAGTGATCAAGGTGGTCATCGACAAGCCACGGCGGCTCGTTGGTGTGGTCGCCGAAACGCCCCGCAGCCTCGAAGAAGCTCTGAAACGCCTGAACGTAAAATGGGACCGGCCGGACCGGTTTACGGCTGAGGAAGTCGCAGCGCGGGTTGATGTCGACAGGGCGCTTGCAAAGGGTGATCTTGAACATTCCATCGTGGACGAGGATGTTGATTTGTCGACTGACTGGACAGTTGACATGCGCTTTGACCAACCAATCCTGCATCACGCAGCGCAAGAACCAAGAACGGCTGTCGCGGAATTCAGCCAGCGTGACGGACAAGAGGTTGTCGACATCTGGACTGGCACCCAGGATATTTTCGTCAACCAGAAGAAGGCCGCAGCCGATCTTGACTGGTCAACCGATCGAGTAACTGTTCATGCAATGCGTGTCGGTGGCGGGTTCGGTGGGCGTGTCCTTTATGATGTTGTGCGCGAGGCAGTGTTTCTTGCACAAGAGGTCAAACGGCCGGTCAAGGTGACTTGGTCTCGGCGGGACGAGTTTCTCGCCGATCGGACACGTCCCCCCTCTACTCACCGCGTCCAAATCAGGGTGGACGCTCAGGGTCAGATTTCGGATTGGCGACACGCGTGTGTCAGCGGCTATGTTTTGTTGACAGAGCTCATGGCCCCGCAGCCGCTTTTGTCCGGTATGCGCTTGGTGATGCATGACTTCGGGGCTGCACGCGAACTCAAGGCCCCCTATTCAGCTAAGGCTCGGCGGATCGAAATGAGCGATGTGGAACTCCCCTTTCATGTGGGCGAATGGCGTTCGCTTGGTGCAGCACCAAACAATTTTGCAATTGAAAGTGCGATGGACGAGCTTGCGCGGATTCTGAAGCGGGATCCGCTGGAGTTTCGCATGCAAAACCTGGGTAAAGAGAGGGCAAAATTAAAAAACTGCCTGACCCGCCTCAAGGAGATCTGTGATGGGCACCCGAGGTCGTTAGAGAAAGGAAAAGGGCGGGGATATGCTTGCGGCATTTATCAGGAACATAGCTATGTGGCGGCAGCCTTTGATGTTGCAGTGGACCATGAACGAAGAAGCATTCGCGCGGAGCGCTGCACGTTCGTAATGGATGTTGGTCTTGCCATCAGTCCAGATCAGATCAAGGCGCAGATTGAGGGATGTGCAATGATGGCCATTGGCCAGCTTTTGATGGAGGAGGCGCCGATCTCTGATGGTGGGTTGTCAGCTCAAAGTTTTGATGACTACCCCACACCAACCATGGTGAATGTTCCGCAATTTGAAATCGACATCGTAGAACAAGGCTCGAGCCCGCCAGCGGGTGTTGGACAGGCCCCGATCATCGCCTTGGTGCCGGCTCTTGCCAATGCCCTGCGGGACGCCACAGGGTATCGAGCGCTGAAATTGCCGGTCAACTTCGACGACATTTCGCCTGTCTTGGACAGTTGA
- a CDS encoding peptidoglycan-binding protein — protein MRVFAALATAVFLTLLASVSAASASNRLSLEKSGNWVIAAYADGNDATTFTKCVMLLPLSQDRYFGLGLFTSGNYVVFLGLGKNRVVAGTTYNARIIVDRRWALDTRIEALTNDSVRFFPGNETATSKALTAIAEGSRLSFQIAGLKRNSLSLRGSRRAIRALQRCYQTYAPQVAAKTEPEVPEIQPSGDILDLAREVGIPPPSGSLRQLRENADTLDPRAQLVFVLALMDQTDYGRFKQEAIGHVTLVADADDPRGLFLLARMMELGFDEESYSGHASDLINQAADLGHPEALMRRALARRAQEPDAALADLELAAASGHRGAKDILKDWEAENRAAQTPTPPPVTALPSPVPVPVQQTAPSINGNKARFSTGEAVSVEFGNLPAGQLNWIAIAAADHGAEAFYDLLMLQNGRQTGTHTFKLLPDGDYELRVYLDWPNGGHEIAARAPVTVGDIALPSAQPLPEPVVQPSPNAPDKADHTSQPGIAAKHTTETEPSNPDNGSAVSDYSDLGAQACFGGATYPESWKKDGQCVDHGCYFGLREKKACLQIGAAKSAPQVMFGSVGGPRARECWLQATCGDLRPQNDYRVYQKQSTATETGIASNAPSDTDPKTFSDVVNSTLTNDPGLILAIQALLSSLGYEVGALDGSLSPRTQAALTAFQIARGLRVDGLPTTALRDEALSAIASGHSRHQKKSPDTPSLTAQSEPAAQPGAQTPTPLAPKGDVGPASKAKPQKAAPLSAETPPETAQDKTRPGIRYASHAGGEKTVVHDDSGMDKKWYGQTAYHPAGRVTYIYDGDGYIREIKRYLSEGEKQDFIELEEFDRAGQLREFERRPVVSSGKADKVRRYFGVDGKPLAKDGYPKLLYDGACFAPASQGAEIPISASLSIPRCGYRDSRLCTCYGGNWQGRKRCNDATDAKPFFGVAVKQNKKTDKTVLKVYYAGGHRCGERRFDPDTGQQSSEKLLGTVDRIKADR, from the coding sequence GTGCGTGTTTTCGCCGCTTTGGCTACTGCTGTATTTCTCACATTGCTGGCAAGTGTTAGTGCTGCATCCGCTTCCAACCGCCTTTCGCTGGAAAAATCGGGAAACTGGGTAATTGCAGCCTATGCAGATGGAAATGACGCGACCACGTTCACAAAATGCGTCATGCTTCTGCCCCTCTCACAGGACCGCTACTTCGGGCTGGGTCTCTTCACCAGCGGCAACTATGTCGTATTTCTGGGCCTTGGAAAAAATCGGGTTGTCGCAGGAACCACCTACAATGCGCGGATCATTGTGGATCGGCGTTGGGCGTTGGATACTAGGATAGAAGCACTGACAAATGATTCCGTTAGGTTTTTTCCCGGCAACGAAACTGCGACTTCCAAAGCTCTCACAGCCATCGCTGAAGGTTCTCGGCTGAGCTTTCAAATTGCCGGTTTAAAGCGCAATTCCCTCTCGCTGCGCGGAAGTCGCCGTGCGATCAGAGCGCTACAGCGTTGCTATCAGACATATGCACCTCAAGTTGCCGCCAAAACCGAACCCGAAGTGCCGGAAATCCAACCATCCGGAGACATCCTCGATCTCGCGCGGGAAGTCGGAATTCCGCCCCCCTCCGGCAGTCTTCGGCAGCTGAGGGAGAACGCTGACACTCTCGATCCGCGAGCACAGCTGGTGTTCGTTCTGGCCCTGATGGATCAGACCGACTACGGGCGGTTCAAGCAGGAAGCCATCGGCCATGTAACCCTGGTCGCCGACGCGGACGATCCGCGCGGGCTTTTTCTTCTCGCGCGGATGATGGAGCTCGGTTTTGATGAAGAAAGCTATTCGGGACATGCCAGTGATCTGATTAACCAGGCAGCCGATCTCGGTCACCCGGAAGCTCTGATGCGCCGGGCTTTGGCGCGACGCGCTCAGGAACCGGATGCAGCCCTTGCCGACCTCGAATTGGCCGCCGCCTCAGGACATCGCGGCGCCAAGGATATTCTGAAAGACTGGGAAGCGGAAAACCGGGCAGCACAAACGCCCACGCCACCGCCCGTCACCGCTCTGCCGTCCCCTGTTCCGGTGCCGGTCCAGCAAACCGCTCCGTCCATTAACGGCAACAAGGCAAGGTTCTCGACAGGCGAGGCCGTTTCGGTCGAATTCGGTAATCTGCCGGCCGGACAGTTGAACTGGATTGCAATCGCCGCGGCTGACCATGGCGCAGAAGCCTTCTACGACCTGCTGATGTTGCAGAACGGTCGACAGACTGGAACTCACACGTTCAAGCTTCTGCCCGACGGTGATTATGAGCTGAGGGTCTACCTGGACTGGCCAAACGGTGGCCACGAAATCGCCGCGAGGGCTCCGGTCACCGTCGGAGACATCGCGCTGCCTTCTGCGCAGCCACTACCCGAACCGGTTGTTCAGCCCTCGCCGAACGCGCCCGACAAAGCCGACCACACATCACAACCGGGCATCGCCGCTAAACACACGACGGAAACTGAACCATCAAATCCCGACAACGGTTCCGCGGTTTCCGACTATTCAGATCTGGGGGCACAGGCGTGCTTTGGGGGGGCCACGTATCCGGAGAGCTGGAAAAAGGACGGTCAATGCGTCGATCACGGCTGTTACTTCGGATTGCGGGAAAAGAAGGCCTGCCTGCAAATCGGCGCTGCAAAATCAGCACCACAGGTCATGTTTGGATCTGTAGGTGGCCCCAGGGCACGCGAATGCTGGCTGCAAGCCACATGCGGCGATCTCAGGCCCCAGAACGACTACCGAGTTTATCAGAAACAAAGCACGGCAACAGAAACGGGCATTGCCTCCAATGCGCCCTCGGATACCGACCCAAAAACATTCAGTGACGTGGTCAATTCTACATTGACTAACGATCCAGGGTTGATCCTGGCGATACAGGCGCTGTTGTCCTCCTTAGGCTACGAAGTCGGCGCACTGGACGGCAGCCTCTCTCCTCGGACCCAGGCCGCCCTGACTGCGTTTCAGATCGCAAGAGGTTTACGCGTCGACGGCCTTCCAACCACAGCGCTGCGCGATGAAGCCCTTTCGGCTATCGCATCAGGTCACAGTCGACATCAGAAGAAAAGTCCGGACACACCCTCCCTCACAGCCCAATCTGAACCTGCGGCCCAGCCCGGAGCGCAAACTCCCACGCCCCTAGCTCCAAAAGGTGATGTGGGACCCGCTTCCAAGGCTAAACCTCAAAAGGCTGCCCCTCTTTCAGCTGAAACTCCTCCTGAAACCGCACAGGACAAGACACGACCCGGCATACGCTATGCATCCCACGCTGGTGGCGAGAAGACGGTCGTGCATGATGACAGCGGCATGGACAAGAAATGGTACGGTCAGACCGCCTATCACCCGGCCGGCCGCGTCACCTACATCTATGATGGTGATGGCTATATCCGCGAAATCAAGCGTTACCTATCGGAAGGAGAAAAGCAGGACTTCATCGAATTAGAGGAATTCGACCGGGCAGGACAGTTGCGTGAATTCGAACGCCGCCCCGTCGTTTCATCTGGGAAAGCCGACAAGGTGCGCCGCTATTTTGGCGTTGACGGTAAACCACTTGCAAAAGACGGCTACCCGAAATTGCTCTATGACGGCGCCTGTTTTGCGCCAGCAAGCCAAGGGGCGGAGATCCCGATTTCCGCGTCCCTGTCCATTCCGAGATGCGGCTATCGCGACAGTCGCCTGTGCACCTGTTATGGCGGAAATTGGCAAGGTAGGAAACGCTGCAACGACGCAACAGATGCAAAACCCTTCTTCGGGGTCGCGGTGAAACAGAACAAAAAGACAGACAAGACCGTGCTGAAGGTGTACTACGCCGGTGGCCACCGGTGCGGCGAACGGCGTTTCGATCCGGATACCGGGCAGCAGAGCAGCGAGAAGCTGTTGGGCACAGTCGACCGGATCAAGGCGGACAGATAA
- a CDS encoding Crp/Fnr family transcriptional regulator translates to MSFQQTLSSAGVDISSIESSIETRSFQTGDYIIRQAEFNKNIYKLTEGLIKLVYLTSAGATYTKSFIDTGGIFASMTCTLAGEPARFSAVCLTPVTVEFLPSFKFRELTENDPEMLRFSNQMFRRLALRNEEREYDFLCLSAVERYEKFLNNSPGLAQRLTQIEIAAYLGITPVSLSRIRGSRAGAA, encoded by the coding sequence ATGAGCTTTCAGCAAACTCTGTCATCTGCAGGTGTGGACATAAGCTCAATTGAAAGTTCTATTGAAACAAGAAGTTTTCAGACCGGCGACTACATAATCCGACAGGCCGAGTTCAATAAGAATATTTACAAACTCACCGAAGGCTTGATCAAGCTGGTGTATCTCACCAGCGCCGGCGCAACCTATACAAAATCTTTTATTGATACCGGTGGGATTTTCGCCTCTATGACGTGCACCCTGGCTGGCGAGCCAGCGCGCTTCTCGGCTGTCTGTCTAACACCGGTCACCGTTGAATTTCTGCCGAGTTTCAAGTTTAGGGAGCTTACGGAGAATGACCCCGAAATGCTCCGGTTTTCGAACCAGATGTTTCGCCGGCTTGCGTTGAGAAACGAGGAGCGAGAATATGATTTTCTCTGCTTGAGCGCGGTGGAGAGATACGAGAAATTCCTGAACAACTCACCTGGCCTCGCACAGCGCCTCACGCAAATCGAGATTGCAGCCTATCTCGGGATCACGCCAGTATCGCTCAGCCGTATTCGGGGGAGTCGCGCAGGTGCCGCTTAA
- a CDS encoding (2Fe-2S)-binding protein, whose translation MQLRVNGSLRDVPDNWQKETLLTVLREHLGLVGTKFGCGDGGCGACTVHVDGIVARSCQMRASDAETLDILTIEGLTGASVDLHPVQQAWLDERVAQCGYCQAGQIMQAVALLKENPAPDEQAIVDHMNRNLCRCGTQSRVQKAILRAARELRGQS comes from the coding sequence ATGCAGCTCAGAGTGAACGGATCCCTGCGCGACGTTCCGGACAACTGGCAGAAGGAGACTCTTCTTACAGTGTTACGGGAACATCTGGGTCTTGTTGGTACCAAGTTCGGTTGCGGCGACGGTGGTTGTGGAGCCTGCACGGTCCACGTCGACGGGATTGTCGCCCGAAGCTGCCAAATGCGTGCGTCAGATGCCGAAACCCTCGACATACTGACCATCGAAGGTCTGACCGGAGCCAGCGTCGATTTGCATCCGGTACAACAGGCATGGCTCGATGAGCGTGTCGCCCAATGTGGTTACTGCCAGGCCGGGCAGATCATGCAGGCTGTGGCGCTGCTGAAGGAAAATCCGGCGCCGGACGAACAGGCGATTGTCGATCACATGAACAGGAATCTGTGCCGTTGCGGTACGCAGTCCCGAGTTCAAAAGGCAATTCTACGTGCTGCCCGTGAACTGCGGGGGCAATCATGA
- a CDS encoding site-specific integrase, whose translation MTNNKTISDACKAWIKRCERDELERATLRSYRNHVDHHIEPAIGDRELSSLTRSEVRDFMDDMLDKNSRAMTDKVLRSLRSALNEALDREWIDNNVALSVKLRRASRNAPDRIIPTKAEIKAMLETVPDKQRPLITTAIYTGIRMSELRGLRWEDVDFQKSIIRVRQRADRFNQIGKPKSKSGRRDIPMAPSVKKVLMAWKADCPTGELDLVFPNGIGNVESPSNISNRVLYPLLKDAGIITAEGKPKFSFHALRHAAASLYIEQGWPAKKIQTLLGHASITMTFDVYGHLFDNAEDDVALFAKLEADLEAA comes from the coding sequence ATGACAAACAACAAGACAATCAGTGATGCATGTAAAGCCTGGATCAAGCGCTGTGAGCGCGATGAGCTGGAGCGGGCAACCCTGCGCTCCTATCGCAATCATGTTGATCACCACATCGAGCCAGCAATCGGCGATCGCGAGCTAAGCAGTCTCACCCGCTCAGAGGTGCGCGATTTCATGGATGACATGCTGGATAAGAATTCTCGGGCCATGACCGACAAGGTACTGCGCTCTTTGCGCTCAGCTCTGAATGAAGCCCTAGATCGGGAGTGGATCGACAACAACGTCGCGCTGTCCGTCAAGCTGCGCAGGGCATCACGCAACGCTCCCGATCGCATCATCCCGACCAAGGCTGAGATCAAAGCAATGCTCGAGACCGTTCCCGATAAGCAGCGCCCGCTCATCACCACAGCGATCTACACGGGCATACGCATGTCGGAGCTGCGCGGTCTGCGTTGGGAGGATGTTGATTTCCAGAAGTCGATCATTCGCGTCCGTCAACGCGCTGATCGCTTCAATCAGATCGGCAAGCCTAAGTCGAAGTCGGGCCGCCGTGACATTCCCATGGCACCAAGTGTGAAGAAGGTGCTGATGGCGTGGAAAGCAGACTGCCCAACGGGCGAGCTCGATCTTGTCTTTCCAAACGGCATTGGCAACGTGGAAAGCCCTTCAAACATCTCAAACCGGGTTCTCTATCCGCTTTTGAAAGACGCCGGGATTATCACTGCAGAGGGCAAACCTAAGTTCTCGTTCCACGCACTGCGTCATGCCGCTGCCTCGCTCTATATCGAACAAGGCTGGCCCGCCAAGAAAATCCAGACGCTATTGGGACATGCCTCAATCACCATGACCTTTGATGTCTATGGGCACCTGTTTGACAACGCCGAGGATGATGTTGCCCTGTTTGCGAAGCTCGAAGCAGATCTGGAGGCCGCTTAG
- a CDS encoding calcium-binding protein, which yields MAIVNGTNGPDWLVGTAGDDTIFGLDGGDWLTGEAGNDVLDGGSNNYLNNEVDTANYDTSPSSVTVDLTTGVASDGFGTTDTLIGIEAVQDSAHDDTLIGNDDPNWFWLGQGGNNYVNGGGGLDVVFYEFATSGITINLDLEIANWSGGTDQLISFEAAHGSQFNDNITLSNGDEYTFARAGDDTIYGLGGNDYLNAGSGADYIDGGAGDNDTVDYGYDGNDPVGPQTQGAFVDLANSYGIDGWGFTDTLVNIENVSGSSLDDTILGGLGSNALLGFDGNDTIHGGGTGLNEFDYIDGGNGDDVLTILGQGGIVGGQGNDTLRGESSGDTETDFAVASYSNDPGGIIANLTGSSQGGLAGGDNVSGFLIADGYGTLDNIAQFHTLEGSQFNDEIYVDSSYQNSFGNWIEVRLAGGDDNIIFDGVESARISYRNDGGGVLADMEAGTATDIVQGDNFIGNDTFSGANQFRGSQYADEIYGQEGDDLRLRGQGGDDHIDARGGDDRVDGETGNDTLLGGLGNDDVRGGSGDDTIIDNGYVIEGGHGHGQGHGHGHGQGHGHGHGQGHGHGHGQGHGHGHGHGQGHGQGHGHGHGHGHGHGHGHGHGHGHGHGHHKGKGHGHNKHGNNTQLILSDDDIYSGGSGNDTFVFGIDNGHDIINDFEVGGGTADVIDISAWGWADLTELLSHTDDQGGTADAVITYDENGSITLVGVTTADLNADDFMFA from the coding sequence ATGGCAATTGTAAATGGAACAAACGGACCTGACTGGCTTGTAGGCACCGCGGGTGATGATACTATTTTCGGCTTAGATGGAGGCGACTGGCTAACTGGCGAAGCGGGCAATGACGTCCTAGACGGCGGCAGTAACAACTACCTCAACAACGAGGTTGATACGGCCAACTACGACACCAGCCCCAGCAGTGTAACCGTCGACCTGACGACCGGCGTCGCGAGCGACGGATTTGGTACCACCGATACACTAATCGGCATTGAGGCTGTCCAGGATTCTGCCCACGACGACACGCTTATCGGCAATGATGACCCGAACTGGTTCTGGCTCGGGCAAGGCGGCAACAATTATGTCAATGGGGGCGGCGGCCTCGATGTGGTGTTTTATGAATTTGCTACTTCAGGCATTACGATCAACCTCGACCTCGAAATTGCCAACTGGTCAGGTGGCACAGACCAACTGATCAGTTTCGAAGCTGCGCATGGAAGCCAATTTAACGACAATATCACCCTATCGAACGGAGACGAATACACATTTGCTAGAGCAGGCGATGATACAATCTACGGCTTGGGCGGCAACGATTACCTAAATGCCGGCAGCGGTGCCGACTACATCGATGGCGGTGCAGGTGACAATGATACGGTAGATTACGGCTATGATGGCAACGATCCGGTTGGGCCGCAGACACAAGGCGCCTTTGTGGATCTGGCCAACAGCTATGGGATCGATGGCTGGGGCTTTACCGACACACTCGTTAATATTGAAAATGTCTCGGGCTCCTCGCTCGACGATACAATTCTGGGCGGTCTCGGCAGCAATGCCCTCCTTGGTTTCGACGGTAACGATACCATTCATGGCGGCGGAACCGGGCTGAACGAATTCGACTACATTGACGGCGGGAATGGTGACGATGTGCTGACAATCCTGGGCCAAGGCGGGATCGTCGGAGGACAGGGCAACGACACTCTTCGAGGCGAATCTTCGGGCGATACTGAAACAGATTTCGCTGTCGCCAGTTATTCGAACGATCCCGGCGGTATCATAGCCAATTTGACCGGTTCTTCTCAGGGGGGGCTTGCTGGTGGAGACAATGTATCCGGGTTCCTGATTGCCGACGGCTATGGCACTCTAGACAATATCGCTCAGTTCCACACCCTGGAGGGTAGCCAGTTCAACGACGAGATTTACGTTGACTCCTCTTACCAAAACTCGTTCGGGAACTGGATTGAAGTGCGCCTAGCAGGTGGTGACGACAACATCATCTTTGATGGCGTCGAAAGTGCACGGATTTCGTATCGCAATGATGGCGGTGGCGTGCTCGCCGACATGGAGGCCGGCACTGCAACCGACATTGTTCAGGGCGATAACTTTATCGGTAACGATACTTTCTCCGGTGCGAACCAGTTCCGCGGATCGCAATATGCCGACGAAATCTATGGACAGGAAGGTGACGATCTCCGTCTTCGCGGTCAAGGAGGGGACGATCATATTGATGCCCGTGGCGGCGATGATCGTGTCGATGGCGAGACTGGCAATGACACCCTACTTGGCGGCCTCGGTAACGATGATGTCCGTGGAGGTAGTGGCGACGACACAATCATTGACAATGGTTATGTGATTGAAGGTGGGCACGGGCACGGCCAAGGGCACGGGCACGGGCACGGCCAAGGGCACGGCCACGGGCACGGCCAAGGGCACGGGCACGGGCACGGCCAAGGGCACGGCCACGGGCACGGGCACGGCCAAGGGCACGGCCAAGGGCACGGCCACGGGCACGGGCACGGCCACGGGCACGGGCACGGGCACGGGCACGGGCACGGGCACGGGCACGGGCACCACAAAGGCAAGGGTCATGGCCACAACAAACACGGCAACAATACTCAATTAATACTGAGTGATGATGACATTTATTCAGGAGGCAGCGGCAACGACACTTTCGTTTTTGGCATCGACAACGGTCATGATATTATTAACGATTTTGAAGTTGGCGGCGGCACGGCAGATGTGATCGACATCTCGGCTTGGGGTTGGGCAGATCTAACAGAGCTACTGTCACACACCGACGACCAAGGTGGTACAGCCGATGCTGTAATCACATATGATGAAAACGGCTCAATCACCTTAGTTGGCGTAACAACTGCGGACCTAAACGCCGACGACTTTATGTTCGCATAA